From a single Calonectris borealis chromosome 19, bCalBor7.hap1.2, whole genome shotgun sequence genomic region:
- the LOC142090626 gene encoding argininosuccinate lyase-like, translated as YLQGDKMMGGRFVGSRDPVMEMLSASITYDQRLSEVDIQGSMAYAKALEKAGILSKTELEKTLGGLEKISEEWSKGAFVVTPSDEDIHTANERRLKELIGDIAGKLHTGRSRNDQVVTDLKLFMKNSLSVISTHLLQLIKTLVERAAIEIDVIFPGYTHLQKAQPIRWSQFLLSHAVALTRDCERLGEMKKRMNVLPLGSGALAGNPLEIDRELLRSELDFASISLNSMDAVSERDFVVEFLSVATLLMIHLSKMAEDLIIYSTSEFGFLTLSDTYCTGSSLMPQKKNPDSLELIRSKAGRVFGRLAAMLMVLKGLPSTYNKDLQEDKEAVFDVVDTLNVVLQVATGVISTLQINKENMEKALSPEILSSDLALYLVHKGVMISLGQQTRKLETYSLHVSQVVELLPGGLDSNLQMPFRQAHIASGKAVHLAESKGTTINNLSLDDLKTISPLFGSDVSQVFNVVNSVEQYTAMGGTAKSSVSAQIEQLRELLKKLKEQA; from the exons TATTTGCAGGGGGATAAAATGATGGGAGGAAGGTTTGTCGGAAGTAGAGATCCAGTCATGGAGATGCTCAGCGCTTCCATTACCTATGATCAGAGGCTGTCTGAAGTTGATATCCAGGGGAGCATGGCTTATGCCAAAGCCTTGGAGAAGGCTGGGATCCTATCTAAAACTGAGCTAGAGAAGACCCTGGGTGGCCTGGAAAAG ATCTCTGAGGAATGGTCTAAAGGAGCCTTTGTGGTGACCCCAAGTGATGAGGATATCCACACTGCCAACGAACGCAGACTAAAG GAGCTGATTGGAGACATAGCTGGAAAGCTGCACACTGGAAGAAGCAGGAATGATCAG GTTGTGACTGACTTGAAGCTGTTCATGAAGAATTCCCTCTCTGTCATCTCCactcacctcctgcagctcattAAGACCCTGGTGGAACGCGCTGCCAT AGAAATTGATGTTATCTTCCCTGGCTACACCCACCTGCAGAAAGCTCAGCCCATCAGATGGAGCCAGTTCTTGCTCAG CCATGCTGTTGCTCTGACCCGTGATTGTGAGCGCCTGGGAGAGATGAAGAAGAGGATGAACGTCTTGCCTTTGGGAAG TGGTGCTCTGGCTGGCAACCCACTGGAAATTGATAGAGAGCTTCTGCGTAGCG AGCTGGACTTTGCTTCCATCAGCCTGAACAGCATGGATGCCGTTAGTGAGAGAGACTTTGTGG TGGAATTCCTCTCTGTTGCCACCCTGCTGATGATCCACCTTAGCAAGATGGCTGAAGATCTCATCATCTACAGTACCAGCGAGTTTGGCTTTCTAACCCTCTCTGATACCTACTG CACGGGCAGCAGCCTGATGCCTCAGAAGAAGAATCCCGATAGTCTGGAACTGATCCGCAGCAAAGCTGGTCGTGTGTTCGGACGG TTGGCTGCTATGCTCATGGTTCTCAAAGGACTTCCAAGCACCTACAACAAGGACCTGCAG GAGGACAAGGAGGCCGTCTTTGATGTTGTGGACACCCTGAATGTTGTGCTCCAGGTTGCTACTGGAGTGATTTCTACCCTCCAG ATCAACAAGGAGAACATGGAGAAGGCTCTGAGCCCCGAGATCCTGTCATCTGATCTGGCTCTCTACTTAGTTCATAAAGGA GTGATGATCAGTCTGGGTCAACAAACACGAAAGCTGGAAACCTATTCTTTACATGTATCCCAAGTAGTGGAACTGCTGCCGGGTGGACTTGATAGTAATTTACAG ATGCCCTTCAGACAAGCCCATATTGCCTCTGGGAAGGCCGTCCACCTCGCTGAGTCTAAAGGCACCACCATCAATAATCTCAGCCTGGATGACCTGAAGACCATCAG ccccctgtTTGGCAGCGACGTCTCCCAGGTCTTCAACGTCGTCAACAGCGTGGAGCAGTACACGGCCATGGGCGGTACCGCCAAGAGCAGCGTGTCTGCCCAGATCGAGCAGCTGAGGGAGCTGCTGAAGAAGCTGAAGGAACAAGCTTAG